Proteins from a genomic interval of Lysobacter arenosi:
- a CDS encoding GFA family protein, protein MDDSIVGGCLCGAVRYRASAEPLRGVICHCQTCRRHSGAPALAFVHFPAESFQWTGAKPSWFRSSQFAQRAFCAICGSTLGMREDVLADRVQVSIGSLDEPARVHIDDHVWTQSRLPWFDTRDELPRFATSSNAVPSLAEQPPGS, encoded by the coding sequence ATGGACGATTCGATCGTCGGCGGCTGCCTGTGCGGCGCCGTCCGCTACCGCGCCAGCGCCGAGCCGTTGCGTGGCGTGATCTGCCACTGCCAGACGTGCCGGCGCCATTCCGGCGCACCGGCGCTGGCATTCGTCCACTTCCCCGCCGAATCGTTCCAGTGGACCGGCGCGAAGCCGAGCTGGTTTCGTTCATCGCAGTTCGCGCAACGCGCGTTCTGCGCCATCTGCGGAAGCACGCTGGGCATGCGAGAGGACGTCCTGGCAGACCGCGTGCAGGTGTCTATCGGCAGTCTCGATGAGCCCGCGCGCGTGCACATCGACGACCACGTGTGGACGCAGTCGCGCTTGCCCTGGTTCGATACCCGCGACGAATTGCCGCGCTTTGCCACCAGCAGCAACGCCGTGCCGAGCCTGGCCGAGCAGCCGCCGGGCTCGTGA
- the aqpZ gene encoding aquaporin Z, translated as MIKRLSAEFIGTFWLVLGGCGSAVLAAHFGGDGNPLGIGLLGVSLAFGLTVLTGAYALGHISGGHFNPAVSVGLFAAGRFPARDVLPYAVVQVLGAIAAAWVIQRIATGSAQVVIDLNAPGAFASNGYGALSPGGFDMASAMLCEVVLTAMFLIVILGATDGRAPAGFAPIAIGLALTLIHLISIPVTNTSVNPARSTGMALFAGSGAMSQLWLFWLAPIAGGVLGGLVHRGIKS; from the coding sequence ATGATCAAACGATTGTCCGCCGAGTTCATCGGCACGTTCTGGCTGGTGCTCGGGGGCTGCGGAAGCGCCGTGCTCGCCGCCCATTTCGGCGGCGACGGCAATCCGCTGGGTATCGGACTGCTCGGTGTGTCGCTGGCGTTCGGTCTGACGGTATTGACCGGCGCGTATGCGCTGGGCCACATCTCCGGTGGTCACTTCAACCCGGCGGTCAGCGTCGGCCTGTTCGCGGCCGGACGGTTCCCGGCCCGCGATGTGCTGCCCTATGCGGTGGTGCAGGTGCTCGGTGCGATTGCCGCCGCCTGGGTCATCCAGCGCATCGCAACTGGAAGCGCGCAAGTGGTGATCGATCTCAATGCGCCGGGTGCATTCGCCAGCAATGGTTATGGCGCACTCTCGCCCGGTGGCTTCGACATGGCGTCGGCGATGCTGTGCGAAGTGGTGCTGACGGCGATGTTCCTGATCGTGATCCTCGGTGCCACCGACGGCCGCGCGCCGGCCGGCTTCGCTCCGATCGCGATCGGACTGGCGCTGACGCTGATCCACCTGATCAGCATCCCGGTGACCAATACCTCGGTCAACCCGGCGCGCTCGACCGGCATGGCGCTGTTTGCCGGCAGCGGCGCGATGAGCCAGCTGTGGCTGTTCTGGCTGGCTCCGATCGCGGGTGGCGTGCTGGGCGGCCTCGTCCACCGCGGTATCAAGAGTTGA
- a CDS encoding autotransporter outer membrane beta-barrel domain-containing protein, producing MRECHAGRCRGHVQTGQPTTTGDRITCTSAPPDPFTVPIIVGSSSVAATGVTIEIQPGATLRSASAPITVLSNPSISQAAIINNGTIEATGSGYAINASQTESSLINGGVIRAADGVAVGIGGRGPGSLQNLASGVISGTFGVQSNWGTIINEGLIEGRSNRAFQAPLGTSVSIVNSGLMRGLAVSGSVVRFNNGVDTFTSAGTSSLVDTSGASGTGGVDGATGVDTFIFDRSQDSTITHKILNFEKLIQTGPSRVLLDTDVILIGSSSETTIDEGTLAIAPARTLATGIANLLTGATLEINGTFRGIGAPSALLGSSGAETVIGNGLVDAVANLQGGDDTFVVMDGLTASAGTTINGGAGIDTILANIAGNAVLGPLPAFEILIKQGTGTLTLADTHPFSTSSVDAGRLLVNGALPGDVSVAAGATLGGVGTLGAGTGAAQTSLATGAHLTPGTSPGTLRMDSLQLDAGALLDYELGLPGVVGGSQNDLVEVVGNLTLDGTLNLFNMGGMSPGVYRLINYGGTLVDNGLDIGTSLPTRFVPGDFAVDTSTAGQVNLLAQSGGFALQFWDGANTAPNGAVDGGDGTWTAAPTTWTGVDGVVNAPWQSGFAVFQGAAGTVTMGEDIALQGMQFRSGGYTIEGAGFTLAGEPETVIQVDTLVTATVDAAIVDGSGGPARLVKNGPGLLVLGGSSTYSGGTSINSGAVQVASDANLGDPTGAVALNSAMLITTGSFGSARAITIGADGGSIATEGSASSTLSGVIDGPGVLSKVGTGTLVLAGSNNYQGGTFLGNGVLQAGSDGNLGAPGAGVELGGGTFQFGAGFDLARTVTLGELGGTVDTQGFTATFAEPVIGPGSLTKTGTGTLILARDSNYLGATTIASGTLQIGNGGAGGSVPGDVTNNGAVVVNRSDAVAFGGIVSGSGSLTQAGTGTLMLGGDNTYTGGTTIATGTLQLGTGGTSGSVIGDIVNHGTLAIDRDGSASIANAISGEGGVRILGPGTITLTGANSYSGGTVVEAGVLSVGADPQLGDATGGVTLDGGTLLLSAAFDSARPFTLGSTGGTIEVTSRNKLTGTFAGGGNLTKTGNGALILNGDTAYSGDTLVTSGTLVVGDSQHLQARLSGGGNVVVAAAASFGGYGTVLGSVDNRGTLGVGNALAALATQPDAEFNVQGPLRNSGTVTMVNGVAVDRLNVSGSYVSDGGRLALEAVLDQGGTAAQADRLVAGSVELAGGATTIALQPVGGAGAFTNGDGIMLVQVADAARSAPGAFVLEQRVVVGPHEYLLFQGGVVNPADGDWYLRNTAPEVLVPIFRPEVGAYLGNRHATAASLVHTMHERLGEAQYAQAASDKDGLLGSAWVRVRGGNIEFGAGDGSIDLEGDSSLLQAGAELAQWGLLGESDRLHLGGMLAHARSDTRASASFNPARAKGDTEGTLAGFYATWFANDDNLLGAYLDAWAQYGWFDNRIRSDGLPDVNYDSSSWAVSLEYGHALAVGSRLVIEPQVQVIYSDYSADPVIEDSGTVVHSLDDSQTLGRVGLRAYQPRELTAGLQPFVEINWWHGDSGALAFNAVSVASGVPEDRYAVNAGLQGILGDGWNLWMQLGGEWGEGGYDQVNGQIGVKYGW from the coding sequence ATGCGTGAATGTCACGCAGGGCGGTGTCGTGGTCACGTCCAGACCGGCCAACCGACGACAACAGGCGATCGCATCACCTGCACTTCGGCGCCACCTGACCCGTTCACGGTGCCCATCATCGTCGGCTCGAGCAGTGTCGCCGCCACCGGGGTGACGATTGAAATCCAGCCGGGTGCGACCCTGCGGTCGGCGAGCGCCCCCATCACCGTGCTTTCCAACCCCTCCATCAGTCAGGCCGCGATCATCAACAACGGCACGATCGAAGCGACCGGCTCCGGTTACGCAATCAACGCATCGCAAACGGAAAGCTCGCTCATCAATGGAGGCGTGATCCGCGCTGCGGACGGTGTCGCCGTGGGCATTGGCGGCCGTGGCCCTGGCAGCCTCCAGAATCTCGCCTCCGGGGTCATCTCAGGCACGTTCGGCGTGCAGTCCAATTGGGGCACGATCATCAATGAGGGCTTGATCGAGGGCAGATCCAACAGAGCCTTCCAGGCGCCTCTCGGCACCAGCGTCAGCATCGTCAATTCCGGTTTGATGCGCGGATTGGCAGTGTCCGGATCGGTGGTGAGATTCAACAACGGCGTCGACACCTTCACCTCGGCAGGCACTTCCAGCCTGGTCGACACGAGCGGCGCCAGCGGCACGGGAGGTGTCGATGGCGCAACTGGCGTCGACACGTTCATCTTCGATCGCAGCCAGGATTCGACGATCACGCACAAGATCCTCAACTTCGAGAAGTTGATACAGACCGGCCCCAGCCGGGTGCTGCTCGATACCGACGTGATCCTGATCGGCTCCAGCTCGGAAACCACGATCGACGAAGGAACGCTCGCCATTGCCCCAGCACGCACGCTGGCTACCGGCATCGCCAATCTCCTGACAGGCGCCACGCTCGAGATCAACGGTACGTTCCGCGGCATCGGCGCGCCTTCTGCCCTCCTTGGCTCCAGCGGTGCCGAAACCGTCATCGGCAACGGGCTGGTCGACGCTGTGGCGAACCTGCAAGGCGGCGACGATACGTTCGTCGTCATGGACGGGTTGACCGCCTCCGCCGGCACCACCATCAACGGCGGCGCTGGAATCGATACGATCCTGGCTAACATCGCCGGCAACGCCGTCCTGGGCCCGCTGCCTGCCTTCGAGATTCTGATCAAGCAAGGCACGGGCACGCTAACGCTCGCCGATACCCACCCTTTCTCCACGTCCTCGGTCGATGCTGGCCGGCTGCTCGTGAACGGGGCACTCCCGGGTGACGTCTCGGTGGCTGCCGGCGCGACCCTCGGCGGTGTGGGCACGCTCGGCGCCGGCACCGGTGCGGCCCAAACGTCCCTGGCCACCGGTGCACACCTCACCCCAGGCACCAGCCCAGGCACGCTGCGGATGGATTCGCTGCAACTCGATGCCGGCGCGCTGCTGGACTACGAACTGGGTTTGCCCGGAGTCGTCGGCGGCAGCCAGAACGACCTGGTCGAGGTGGTGGGCAATCTCACCCTCGACGGCACGCTCAACCTGTTCAACATGGGCGGCATGTCGCCCGGCGTGTATCGCCTGATCAACTACGGCGGCACGCTCGTCGACAACGGCCTGGATATCGGCACGTCGTTGCCGACGCGGTTCGTGCCCGGTGATTTTGCGGTCGACACCAGCACGGCCGGACAGGTCAACCTGCTGGCGCAGTCCGGTGGCTTCGCGCTGCAATTCTGGGACGGCGCCAACACCGCGCCCAACGGCGCCGTCGATGGCGGCGACGGCACCTGGACCGCCGCACCCACGACATGGACCGGTGTGGATGGCGTGGTCAACGCGCCATGGCAAAGCGGCTTTGCCGTGTTCCAGGGCGCCGCGGGCACCGTCACGATGGGCGAGGACATCGCCCTGCAGGGCATGCAGTTCCGCAGCGGCGGCTACACCATTGAAGGCGCAGGGTTCACCCTGGCCGGCGAACCGGAAACCGTGATCCAGGTCGATACGCTGGTCACGGCTACCGTCGACGCCGCCATCGTCGATGGCTCGGGTGGGCCGGCGCGGCTGGTCAAGAATGGTCCGGGGTTGCTCGTACTGGGTGGTAGCAGCACGTACAGCGGCGGCACGTCGATCAACAGTGGCGCGGTGCAAGTCGCGAGCGATGCCAACCTCGGAGACCCCACCGGCGCGGTGGCGCTCAACTCGGCGATGCTGATCACCACTGGCAGTTTCGGCAGTGCGCGCGCGATCACCATTGGCGCCGACGGCGGCAGCATCGCGACCGAAGGCTCCGCTTCATCGACGTTGTCGGGTGTCATCGATGGCCCCGGCGTGCTCAGCAAGGTCGGCACAGGCACGCTGGTGCTGGCTGGGAGCAACAACTATCAGGGCGGCACGTTCCTCGGAAACGGCGTGCTGCAGGCCGGCAGCGATGGCAACCTGGGCGCACCGGGTGCCGGCGTGGAACTGGGCGGCGGCACGTTCCAGTTCGGCGCGGGCTTCGATCTGGCGCGCACGGTCACCCTCGGCGAACTTGGCGGCACGGTCGACACGCAGGGCTTCACCGCGACCTTCGCCGAGCCGGTGATTGGCCCGGGTTCCTTGACCAAGACGGGCACCGGCACGCTGATTCTCGCGCGCGACAGCAACTATCTGGGCGCAACCACGATTGCCTCGGGAACCTTGCAGATTGGTAACGGCGGTGCCGGCGGCAGCGTCCCGGGCGACGTGACAAACAACGGCGCGGTGGTGGTCAACCGCAGCGACGCCGTCGCGTTCGGCGGCATCGTCAGCGGCAGTGGTTCGTTGACCCAGGCCGGCACCGGCACGTTGATGCTTGGGGGCGACAACACCTACACCGGTGGCACCACGATAGCTACCGGCACGCTGCAACTGGGTACCGGCGGTACGTCCGGCAGCGTGATCGGCGACATCGTCAATCACGGCACGCTGGCCATCGACCGCGATGGAAGCGCGTCCATCGCCAATGCCATCAGCGGCGAGGGCGGCGTGCGCATTCTCGGACCGGGCACGATCACGCTGACCGGCGCCAACAGCTACTCGGGCGGAACCGTGGTCGAGGCCGGCGTGCTGAGCGTCGGCGCCGACCCGCAACTGGGCGATGCCACCGGAGGCGTCACGCTCGATGGCGGGACGCTGCTGCTGTCGGCGGCGTTCGACAGCGCCCGCCCCTTCACCCTCGGCAGCACCGGCGGCACCATCGAAGTGACCAGTCGCAACAAACTCACTGGCACCTTCGCTGGCGGCGGCAACCTCACGAAGACCGGCAACGGAGCATTGATCCTCAATGGCGATACCGCCTACAGCGGCGACACGCTGGTCACCTCGGGCACGCTGGTGGTGGGCGACAGCCAGCACCTGCAAGCGCGCCTGAGCGGTGGCGGCAATGTCGTCGTTGCTGCCGCCGCGTCGTTTGGTGGCTATGGCACCGTGCTGGGCAGCGTCGACAATCGCGGCACGCTCGGTGTCGGCAATGCACTGGCCGCACTGGCGACCCAGCCCGATGCCGAGTTCAACGTGCAAGGGCCGTTGCGCAACAGCGGCACGGTGACGATGGTGAACGGCGTGGCGGTCGACCGCCTCAATGTATCCGGCAGCTACGTCTCCGATGGTGGTCGCCTGGCGTTGGAAGCCGTGCTTGACCAGGGCGGCACGGCGGCGCAGGCCGACCGTCTGGTCGCGGGATCTGTCGAGCTTGCAGGCGGCGCAACCACCATCGCACTGCAACCGGTCGGTGGAGCTGGCGCATTCACCAATGGCGACGGAATCATGCTGGTGCAGGTGGCGGACGCGGCGCGTTCCGCGCCTGGCGCCTTCGTGCTGGAACAGCGCGTGGTGGTCGGCCCGCACGAATACCTGTTGTTCCAGGGCGGAGTGGTCAATCCGGCCGACGGCGACTGGTATCTGCGCAACACCGCACCGGAAGTGCTCGTGCCGATCTTCCGCCCGGAAGTGGGCGCGTACCTCGGCAACCGGCACGCGACGGCAGCTTCGCTGGTGCACACGATGCATGAGCGCCTGGGCGAGGCGCAGTACGCACAGGCAGCCAGCGACAAGGATGGATTGCTCGGCTCGGCATGGGTGCGCGTTCGCGGCGGCAACATCGAGTTCGGCGCAGGCGACGGATCGATCGACCTGGAAGGTGACAGCTCGCTGCTGCAGGCCGGTGCCGAGCTGGCGCAATGGGGCCTGTTGGGCGAGAGCGATCGACTGCATCTGGGCGGCATGCTCGCCCATGCGAGATCGGACACGCGGGCCAGCGCGTCGTTCAACCCGGCGCGCGCGAAGGGCGACACCGAGGGCACGCTGGCCGGCTTCTACGCCACCTGGTTCGCCAACGACGACAATCTGCTTGGCGCTTATCTCGATGCCTGGGCGCAGTACGGCTGGTTCGACAACCGCATCCGCAGCGATGGCTTGCCCGACGTCAACTACGACTCGAGCAGCTGGGCAGTGTCGCTCGAGTACGGCCATGCCCTGGCCGTCGGTTCGCGCCTGGTCATCGAGCCCCAGGTGCAGGTCATCTACAGCGACTACAGCGCCGACCCGGTCATCGAGGACAGCGGCACCGTGGTGCACTCGCTGGACGACAGCCAGACACTGGGCCGGGTCGGACTGCGCGCCTATCAGCCGCGCGAGCTGACCGCGGGCCTGCAACCGTTTGTCGAGATCAACTGGTGGCACGGCGACAGCGGGGCGCTCGCATTCAATGCGGTGTCGGTGGCCTCCGGGGTCCCGGAGGACCGCTACGCGGTCAACGCCGGCCTGCAGGGCATCCTCGGCGACGGCTGGAACCTGTGGATGCAGCTCGGCGGGGAATGGGGCGAAGGCGGCTACGACCAGGTCAATGGCCAGATCGGGGTGAAGTACGGCTGGTGA
- a CDS encoding Dps family protein, producing MAKQKSAKSRTPSKDSAKTVASPSAIDIGISAGDRKKIAEGLSRFLSDSFTLYLKTHNFHWNITGPMFNSLHLMFEGQYTEQWNALDETAERIRALGFNAPGSYAEFIRLSSIPEEPGLTESLDWREMVRQLTVGNEAVARTARKVLKLADDAGDDPTVDLMTQRLQTHEKYAWMLRSLLE from the coding sequence GTGGCTAAACAGAAATCCGCCAAGTCCAGGACCCCCTCCAAGGACTCGGCCAAGACCGTGGCAAGCCCCTCGGCCATCGATATCGGGATCAGCGCGGGCGATCGCAAGAAGATTGCCGAGGGCCTGTCGCGCTTCCTCTCCGACAGCTTCACGCTGTACCTGAAGACCCACAATTTCCACTGGAACATCACCGGGCCGATGTTCAACAGCCTGCACCTGATGTTCGAGGGCCAGTACACCGAGCAGTGGAACGCGCTGGACGAGACCGCCGAGCGCATCCGCGCCCTGGGCTTCAACGCCCCCGGTTCGTACGCCGAATTCATCCGCCTGAGCTCGATTCCCGAGGAGCCGGGCCTGACCGAGTCGCTGGACTGGCGCGAGATGGTCCGCCAGCTCACCGTCGGCAATGAAGCCGTGGCCCGCACCGCGCGCAAGGTGCTCAAGCTGGCCGATGACGCCGGCGACGACCCGACGGTCGACCTGATGACCCAGCGCCTGCAGACCCACGAGAAGTACGCCTGGATGCTGCGCTCGCTGCTCGAATGA
- a CDS encoding TetR family transcriptional regulator C-terminal domain-containing protein, translated as MEADDTHPALREKAKTAFLGWKKHLVAVIEAGIADGEFRKDIDAEQTAVTLIATIEGSIMLSRLTGNSKYSKLVMSAVERSIVALT; from the coding sequence ATCGAAGCCGACGACACCCACCCTGCCCTCAGGGAGAAAGCCAAGACGGCTTTCCTGGGCTGGAAGAAGCATCTGGTCGCAGTCATCGAGGCAGGCATCGCCGACGGTGAATTCCGCAAGGACATCGATGCGGAGCAGACCGCGGTAACGCTGATCGCCACGATCGAAGGTTCCATCATGCTGTCCCGCCTGACCGGCAACAGCAAGTACAGCAAGCTCGTCATGTCGGCGGTGGAACGCTCGATCGTCGCTCTCACCTGA
- the recQ gene encoding DNA helicase RecQ has product MSDSALDLLRRIFGHPAFRGEQAQIVEHVTSGGDALVLMPTGGGKSLCYQLPALLRDGCGLVVSPLIALMQDQVEALRQLGVRAAYLNSTLDAATAADVERQLLAGELDLLYVAPERLLTGRFLSLLERARIGLFAIDEAHCVSQWGHDFRPEYRQLTVLHERWPEIPRIALTATADAPTRREIAERLALEDARQFVSSFDRPNLRYRVVHKDGAGVRQLLDFLSGHRGESGIVYAFSRKRVESVAEQLQAAGIKALPYHAGMDAQVRAGNQRRFLQEDGVVMVATIAFGMGIDKPDVRFVAHVDLPKSIEGYYQETGRAGRDGEPAELWLSYGLGDMVNLRTMIQQGEAGEDRKRLELGKLDALLGYCESTQCRRQALLGWFGEPHPGACGNCDNCLEPPSSWDGTQAARKALSCVYRTGQRFGAGHVIDVLRGADTEKVRQWGHERVSTFAIGNDLDERQWRGVFRQLVANGLLEADVEHHGALRLTAASGPVLRGERELRFRHEAPKPARGRKSRGGTTVQMIELDVDSQLRFDALRHWRAAMAREQNVPAYVIFHDSTLRAIAEAAPDDLDELGRIPGIGASKLDRYGEAVLQHLFDSAP; this is encoded by the coding sequence ATGTCCGACTCCGCACTCGATCTGCTCCGCCGAATTTTCGGCCACCCTGCTTTCCGCGGCGAACAGGCGCAGATCGTCGAACACGTCACCAGCGGCGGCGACGCCCTGGTGCTGATGCCCACCGGCGGCGGCAAATCCCTGTGCTACCAGCTCCCGGCGCTGCTGCGCGACGGCTGCGGCCTGGTCGTCTCGCCGCTGATCGCGCTGATGCAGGACCAGGTCGAGGCGCTGCGCCAGCTCGGCGTGCGCGCGGCCTACCTGAACTCCACCCTGGATGCGGCCACCGCCGCCGACGTCGAACGCCAGCTGCTGGCCGGCGAGCTCGACCTGCTCTACGTGGCCCCGGAGCGCCTGCTCACCGGCCGCTTCCTGTCGCTGCTCGAGCGCGCCCGGATCGGCCTGTTCGCCATCGACGAGGCGCACTGCGTATCGCAGTGGGGCCATGACTTCCGCCCGGAATACCGCCAGCTCACCGTCCTGCACGAGCGCTGGCCCGAGATCCCGCGCATTGCCCTGACCGCCACCGCCGACGCGCCGACCCGGCGCGAGATCGCCGAGCGCCTGGCGCTGGAGGACGCACGCCAGTTCGTCAGCTCCTTCGACCGCCCCAATCTTCGCTACCGCGTCGTCCACAAGGACGGCGCCGGCGTGCGCCAGCTGCTGGACTTCCTGTCCGGCCATCGCGGCGAGAGCGGCATCGTCTATGCCTTCTCGCGCAAGCGCGTGGAGAGCGTCGCCGAGCAGCTGCAGGCCGCCGGCATCAAGGCCCTGCCCTACCACGCCGGCATGGACGCGCAGGTGCGCGCGGGCAACCAGCGCCGCTTCCTGCAGGAAGACGGCGTGGTGATGGTGGCGACGATCGCCTTCGGCATGGGCATCGACAAGCCCGACGTGCGCTTCGTCGCCCACGTCGACCTGCCCAAGTCGATCGAGGGCTACTACCAGGAAACCGGCCGCGCCGGCCGCGACGGCGAACCGGCCGAACTGTGGCTGAGCTACGGCCTGGGCGACATGGTCAACCTGCGCACGATGATCCAGCAGGGCGAGGCCGGTGAGGATCGCAAGCGCCTGGAGCTGGGCAAGCTCGACGCCCTGCTTGGCTACTGCGAATCCACCCAGTGCCGTCGCCAGGCACTGCTGGGCTGGTTCGGCGAACCGCATCCGGGCGCCTGCGGCAACTGCGACAACTGCCTGGAACCGCCCAGCAGCTGGGACGGCACGCAGGCCGCGCGCAAGGCACTGTCGTGCGTGTACCGCACCGGCCAGCGTTTCGGCGCCGGCCACGTCATCGACGTGCTGCGCGGCGCCGACACCGAGAAGGTGCGGCAATGGGGCCACGAACGCGTGAGCACCTTCGCGATCGGCAACGACCTCGACGAGCGCCAGTGGCGTGGCGTGTTCCGCCAGCTGGTCGCCAACGGCCTGCTCGAAGCCGACGTCGAGCACCACGGCGCCCTGCGCCTGACCGCGGCCAGCGGCCCGGTGTTGCGCGGCGAACGCGAACTGCGTTTCCGCCACGAGGCGCCCAAGCCGGCACGCGGACGCAAGTCGCGCGGTGGGACCACCGTGCAGATGATCGAACTGGACGTCGATTCGCAGCTGCGCTTCGACGCGCTGCGCCACTGGCGTGCGGCGATGGCACGCGAGCAGAACGTCCCGGCCTACGTGATCTTCCACGACAGCACGTTGCGCGCGATCGCCGAAGCTGCGCCCGACGATCTGGATGAACTCGGCCGCATCCCCGGCATCGGCGCGAGCAAGCTCGACCGTTACGGCGAGGCCGTGCTGCAACACCTGTTCGACAGCGCGCCCTGA
- a CDS encoding MFS transporter, which yields MKGSSPAAPQAMDRNWTLVAAGALLGCVAIGTIFSLAVLLAPMGAATGWSRAGLSSAMTLAFISGAFGSFGWGMLSDRFGPRIVVLAGSLLLGLSCVLASLAGSLLQFQLAYGVLLGLATSSFFAPVIAATAASFDRHRNLAISLVSAGVGVAPMTMSPLVAWLISHYDWRETLLIVGIVAWALTLPAVWFVRAAPTITGHAVAAPTQQMTAAQALRSRPFLVLALAFFACCAAHSGPIFHTVSYAVGCGLSVTAAVTIYSMEGAAGLGGRLLCGTLADRIGAKPVLVVGLLVQAFAAVTYLKVSQIDGFYAVAIVFGMAYGGTMPLYASLARDAFSPAILGTVLGAMNMLSSLGMATGPLMGGWLFDRFGSYTWLYVGSMAVGLAAAAIAMLFPNAPAERDRDGLRPVLQQ from the coding sequence ATGAAAGGATCCAGCCCCGCCGCTCCTCAGGCCATGGACCGCAACTGGACGCTCGTCGCCGCCGGTGCGCTGCTGGGCTGCGTCGCGATCGGCACGATCTTCTCCCTGGCGGTGCTGCTGGCGCCGATGGGCGCTGCGACCGGCTGGTCGCGCGCCGGTCTGTCCAGCGCCATGACCCTGGCCTTCATCAGTGGCGCCTTCGGCAGCTTTGGCTGGGGCATGCTCAGCGACCGCTTCGGACCGAGGATCGTGGTTCTGGCCGGGTCGCTGTTGCTGGGCCTGTCATGCGTCCTGGCCAGTCTCGCCGGCAGCCTGCTGCAGTTCCAGCTTGCCTACGGCGTGTTGCTGGGCCTGGCGACGTCGAGCTTCTTCGCGCCGGTGATTGCCGCCACCGCGGCGTCCTTCGACCGGCATCGCAACCTCGCCATCTCGCTGGTATCGGCCGGCGTGGGCGTGGCGCCGATGACGATGTCGCCGCTCGTGGCATGGCTGATCAGCCACTACGACTGGCGCGAGACGTTGTTGATCGTCGGCATCGTGGCATGGGCACTGACACTGCCGGCGGTGTGGTTCGTCCGCGCCGCACCCACCATCACGGGCCACGCAGTCGCCGCACCCACGCAGCAGATGACTGCCGCGCAGGCGCTGCGCTCGCGACCGTTCCTCGTGCTGGCACTGGCCTTCTTTGCCTGCTGTGCCGCGCATTCCGGCCCGATCTTCCACACTGTCAGCTATGCGGTCGGATGCGGTCTCAGCGTCACCGCCGCCGTCACCATCTACAGCATGGAAGGTGCGGCCGGCCTCGGCGGTCGCTTGCTGTGCGGCACCCTCGCCGATCGCATCGGCGCCAAGCCGGTGCTGGTGGTCGGGTTGCTGGTCCAGGCTTTCGCCGCGGTGACGTATCTCAAGGTCAGCCAGATCGACGGTTTCTACGCCGTGGCGATCGTCTTTGGCATGGCCTACGGCGGCACGATGCCGCTGTATGCATCGTTGGCGCGCGATGCATTCAGTCCCGCGATCCTCGGCACCGTACTGGGCGCGATGAACATGCTCTCCAGTCTCGGCATGGCGACCGGCCCGCTGATGGGCGGCTGGCTGTTTGATCGCTTCGGCAGCTACACGTGGCTGTACGTCGGGTCGATGGCCGTGGGCCTGGCAGCGGCCGCGATCGCGATGCTGTTTCCGAACGCGCCGGCAGAACGCGACCGGGACGGCCTCAGGCCAGTGCTGCAGCAATGA
- a CDS encoding TetR/AcrR family transcriptional regulator yields MTANTDRYIFAAMNKAQRTRNLIVEKTAPVFNVKGYAGTSLADMEAATGLTKGSIYGNFANKEEVALAAFEHNWAQAQAAVRAHMEKHASNKDRLLAIAGAYTRLPSGFPEGGCPPAQYRHRSRRHPPCPQGESQDGFPGLEEASGRSHRGRHRRR; encoded by the coding sequence TTGACAGCCAATACCGATCGGTATATTTTCGCCGCCATGAACAAGGCGCAAAGAACCCGCAACCTGATCGTCGAGAAGACCGCCCCGGTCTTCAACGTGAAGGGTTATGCCGGCACCTCCCTGGCCGACATGGAAGCGGCCACCGGGCTGACCAAGGGCAGCATCTACGGCAACTTCGCCAACAAGGAAGAAGTGGCCCTGGCCGCCTTCGAACACAACTGGGCGCAGGCGCAGGCGGCGGTTCGCGCGCACATGGAAAAGCACGCGTCCAACAAGGACCGGCTGCTGGCCATTGCCGGTGCCTACACCAGGCTGCCCAGCGGCTTTCCCGAGGGCGGCTGCCCCCCTGCTCAATACCGCCATCGAAGCCGACGACACCCACCCTGCCCTCAGGGAGAAAGCCAAGACGGCTTTCCTGGGCTGGAAGAAGCATCTGGTCGCAGTCATCGAGGCAGGCATCGCCGACGGTGA